From one Streptomyces sp. Q6 genomic stretch:
- a CDS encoding arginine repressor, whose product MSSKAEKAERDEQAARNVALAHHPHGPAVPQTRTARHRRIVDILNRQPVRSQSQLAKLLADDGLNVTQATLSRDLDELGAVKIRNTNGELIYAVPSEGGFRTPQAPLGESAKEERMRRLAGELLISAEASANLVVLRTPPGAAQFLASAIDQAELHVILGTIAGDDTLLLISRDPAGGQALAEHMLRLAQNDH is encoded by the coding sequence ATGAGCAGCAAAGCGGAGAAGGCGGAGAGGGACGAGCAGGCCGCGAGGAACGTGGCGCTCGCCCACCACCCTCATGGCCCTGCTGTGCCCCAGACGCGCACCGCGCGCCACCGCCGGATCGTGGACATCCTCAACCGGCAACCGGTGCGTTCGCAGAGCCAGTTGGCGAAGCTGCTCGCCGACGACGGACTCAACGTCACGCAGGCCACGCTCTCGCGCGACCTGGACGAGCTGGGCGCGGTCAAGATCCGCAACACCAACGGCGAGTTGATCTACGCCGTGCCCAGCGAGGGCGGCTTCCGCACCCCGCAGGCGCCGCTCGGCGAGTCGGCGAAGGAGGAGCGCATGCGCCGCCTCGCCGGTGAACTGCTCATCTCCGCCGAGGCGTCGGCGAACCTGGTGGTGCTGCGCACACCGCCGGGCGCGGCCCAGTTCCTCGCCTCGGCCATCGACCAGGCCGAACTGCACGTCATCCTCGGCACGATCGCCGGTGACGATACGTTGCTGCTGATCAGCCGGGACCCGGCGGGCGGCCAGGCGCTGGCGGAGCACATGCTCCGCCTCGCCCAGAACGATCACTGA